One region of Termitidicoccus mucosus genomic DNA includes:
- a CDS encoding fused DSP-PTPase phosphatase/NAD kinase-like protein → MKSVNIDWPLWPALILRLCLLLSLALSPSACASIPQGPLASAGLKNFDRVDSRLYRGAQPDENGYTRLAVMGVRTVVNLRMPGDGDPEEERRVRAAGMDYYSLPMHGYKAPTHEQLEKVLKLIGGVSSPVFVHCRRGADRTGTVVACYRIRHDGWAVAQALAEAESHGMSWVQFGMKHFVRHFSTQSTPLSLQQLSDCSPESM, encoded by the coding sequence ATGAAAAGCGTGAACATTGATTGGCCGTTATGGCCGGCGCTGATCCTCCGGCTGTGCTTGCTGCTTTCGCTGGCGCTGTCGCCTAGCGCTTGCGCGTCGATCCCGCAGGGGCCGCTGGCATCGGCTGGTCTGAAAAACTTTGATCGCGTGGATTCACGGTTGTATCGTGGCGCTCAGCCCGACGAGAACGGATACACGCGCCTTGCGGTAATGGGCGTGCGCACCGTGGTGAATCTTCGAATGCCGGGAGACGGAGACCCTGAAGAAGAACGGCGGGTGCGTGCAGCAGGGATGGATTACTATTCGTTGCCAATGCACGGCTATAAAGCGCCGACACACGAGCAGCTCGAAAAAGTCCTAAAACTCATCGGGGGCGTTTCCAGCCCCGTATTTGTCCATTGCCGACGTGGCGCAGACCGGACGGGAACAGTCGTGGCTTGCTATCGTATTCGGCACGACGGCTGGGCAGTGGCCCAAGCCCTGGCTGAGGCGGAGTCCCACGGCATGTCATGGGTGCAGTTCGGCATGAAGCACTTCGTCCGGCACTTTTCCACCCAATCAACCCCACTATCACTTCAACAGCTCTCGGATTGCTCACCTGAGAGCATGTGA
- a CDS encoding phosphatase PAP2 family protein gives MVSDLTHTSSGRAFTEDLGRRPESLFSREYVDLLVGDTGVLLTSPLHWDRQEWMIAGGLTSLVLASSALDRQIREESQEHRTKSLNTFTQNAQRFGAEGAWLVLGAFETYGQLARDQKSKSVALDGVTASIIAAGIVTPTLKWAVGRVRPNASSGVFDFQPFSGNHSFPSGHTTQAFAVASVIAAHYDQWWVQGLSYGVAGLVGYSRIEQNAHYASDVVAGAIIGTVVGRAIVHRHNKPKENAFNISPYIDGRGGGLVIGKTF, from the coding sequence ATGGTCAGCGATTTGACGCATACCTCGTCCGGGCGCGCGTTCACTGAGGATTTGGGGCGGCGCCCCGAAAGCCTTTTTTCACGCGAATACGTTGATCTGCTCGTTGGCGATACGGGCGTCCTTCTCACGTCACCACTGCATTGGGACAGGCAAGAATGGATGATCGCCGGGGGACTGACCTCACTGGTCCTGGCTTCCAGTGCCTTGGATAGGCAGATTCGCGAGGAGTCTCAGGAGCACCGCACAAAAAGTCTCAACACCTTCACCCAAAATGCTCAGAGGTTCGGAGCGGAGGGAGCGTGGCTGGTGCTCGGTGCTTTCGAGACTTACGGGCAACTAGCCCGAGACCAGAAATCGAAGTCGGTCGCACTGGATGGTGTTACCGCCAGCATCATTGCCGCGGGCATTGTGACTCCGACGCTCAAGTGGGCGGTCGGCCGAGTGAGGCCGAACGCATCGAGCGGAGTCTTCGATTTCCAACCGTTCAGCGGCAATCATTCGTTCCCTTCTGGCCATACGACGCAGGCCTTCGCCGTGGCTTCGGTGATCGCAGCCCACTATGACCAATGGTGGGTGCAGGGATTGAGTTACGGGGTGGCTGGTTTGGTCGGATATTCCCGCATCGAGCAGAACGCTCACTACGCCAGTGACGTGGTTGCCGGTGCGATCATCGGCACCGTCGTCGGTCGGGCAATCGTGCATCGCCACAACAAGCCCAAGGAAAATGCATTCAACATCAGTCCCTACATCGATGGGCGCGGAGGCGGGCTCGTGATCGGGAAAACTTTCTGA
- a CDS encoding GtrA family protein, with the protein MKYAMIGGSTFALDLLLLFLLKELINLHYAFAASIAFFVAVSINYAVSRSVVFKGTVRSFNSGYLIFVFIAGGGLVAVALLMLLCVDMLGMNYLLARITIACLVGIWTYLMNLFINFKVAGKP; encoded by the coding sequence TTGAAATATGCGATGATTGGCGGCTCTACATTCGCCCTCGATCTACTCCTTTTATTCCTGCTCAAGGAGCTGATTAATTTACACTACGCATTCGCAGCGAGCATCGCCTTCTTCGTTGCTGTCTCGATCAACTATGCAGTCAGTCGATCCGTTGTGTTCAAAGGCACAGTTCGCTCCTTCAACTCCGGCTATCTGATCTTCGTGTTCATCGCAGGTGGCGGCCTCGTGGCGGTCGCCTTGCTCATGCTCCTGTGCGTGGACATGCTTGGAATGAACTATCTGCTCGCGAGGATCACCATCGCCTGTTTGGTTGGTATCTGGACTTACCTGATGAACTTGTTCATAAACTTCAAAGTAGCAGGCAAGCCGTGA
- a CDS encoding response regulator transcription factor: MRVLVIEDDKKVAALVRAGLEERGFQVEVCHDGDSATTRATSETFDALVMDVMLPGRDGLSILRKLREAHNAVPVLLLTARGDLNERVEGLNLGADDYLPKPFAITELVARLNAILRRRSGVGLNIQSYADLTLNFSSREVHRGERHIELTTREFAVLECLLRTPGKVVSRVELSQIVWGHQFDAGTNFVDVAIQRLRRKVDDPFPRQLIQTYRGIGYALQTDS, from the coding sequence ATGCGTGTCCTCGTAATAGAAGATGATAAGAAGGTCGCAGCGCTGGTGCGAGCCGGCCTTGAGGAACGGGGTTTCCAAGTCGAAGTATGCCATGATGGTGACTCGGCTACAACCAGAGCCACGAGTGAGACTTTCGACGCATTGGTCATGGATGTCATGTTGCCTGGGCGCGACGGTCTCAGCATCCTGCGCAAGCTGCGTGAGGCCCACAACGCTGTCCCGGTGCTTCTCCTGACGGCTCGCGGCGATCTCAACGAGCGAGTCGAGGGCCTGAATCTCGGTGCTGACGACTATCTGCCCAAGCCGTTTGCGATCACGGAGCTCGTGGCTCGCCTCAATGCCATTTTGCGCCGCCGTTCCGGCGTGGGTCTGAACATCCAATCTTACGCCGATCTCACGCTCAATTTTTCCAGCCGTGAAGTCCACCGCGGCGAACGACACATCGAACTCACAACTCGCGAATTCGCGGTGCTGGAGTGCCTCCTGCGCACCCCGGGCAAGGTAGTTAGTCGAGTCGAACTCAGCCAAATTGTTTGGGGGCACCAGTTCGATGCCGGCACCAATTTCGTCGACGTTGCCATTCAGCGCCTTCGCCGAAAGGTGGACGATCCGTTCCCACGACAACTGATTCAGACCTATCGGGGCATCGGATATGCCCTGCAAACCGACTCATGA
- a CDS encoding ATP-binding protein — protein sequence MKAWPVRLRFACWTAGLVGFALFVYSGFTLANLYHEQIEAVDLELTADGRRLGGLPDVAQIQAAIVEDERYTPWLSYAVFDKSGSLQYRSKQLPESVASEALTQDKHHTVREGASRWRMGRFPGSGIVLVVAYDLDEVRDIMVDLVIAYALSLPVVVFIAAAGGWWVSGRALQPVRDLATSVEQVQAESLDHRVPVPVASDEIQRLSAAFNDMLERLEAGFEQTQRFAADASHELRTPLTIIRGEIERLMRAPGIMPDHQEKLVSVQEEIERLQHITDNLLLLTLFDRGHVQFEAQLLDFSALVRDACEDAELLGETANIHIEQKLSRDLFVRGDAGHIRRVVLNLLDNAVKFNVPDGLVRCTLTGTGQAIILRIENTGPGIGDESKARLFQRFFRADPSRNDTQRGHGLGLSLSREIARAHGGDLTVADSTAPGWTGFIFTLPQASSRNSI from the coding sequence ATGAAAGCGTGGCCCGTTCGCTTAAGGTTTGCCTGCTGGACTGCCGGCCTGGTCGGATTCGCGTTGTTCGTCTATTCGGGCTTCACGCTGGCAAACCTTTACCACGAGCAAATTGAGGCGGTCGATCTTGAGCTTACCGCCGACGGCCGACGCTTAGGCGGACTTCCGGACGTGGCTCAGATTCAGGCAGCGATTGTCGAGGACGAGCGTTATACACCTTGGCTGAGCTACGCCGTCTTCGACAAATCAGGCAGCCTGCAATACCGGAGCAAACAACTCCCTGAATCAGTCGCGAGCGAAGCACTCACACAAGACAAACATCATACCGTCCGGGAGGGAGCCAGCCGGTGGCGGATGGGAAGATTCCCCGGATCTGGAATCGTGCTTGTAGTAGCCTACGACTTGGATGAGGTCCGCGACATCATGGTCGATCTTGTCATCGCTTACGCGCTCTCTCTGCCGGTGGTCGTGTTTATCGCAGCGGCCGGTGGATGGTGGGTATCCGGCCGCGCACTCCAACCCGTTCGCGACCTTGCGACGTCGGTTGAACAGGTTCAGGCAGAGAGCCTCGATCATCGTGTTCCGGTTCCGGTGGCATCAGATGAAATCCAACGACTGAGTGCAGCTTTCAACGACATGCTGGAGCGTCTGGAGGCGGGCTTCGAGCAGACACAGCGCTTTGCTGCTGATGCTTCACACGAACTTAGAACACCGCTAACCATCATCCGTGGAGAGATCGAGCGGTTGATGCGCGCACCGGGCATCATGCCTGACCATCAGGAGAAGCTGGTAAGCGTCCAAGAGGAGATTGAACGCCTTCAACACATTACGGATAATCTTCTGCTACTCACCTTGTTTGATCGAGGCCACGTTCAGTTCGAAGCTCAACTTTTGGACTTTTCTGCATTGGTGCGGGATGCCTGCGAAGACGCTGAACTCCTGGGAGAGACAGCAAATATCCACATCGAACAGAAACTTTCCAGAGACCTGTTCGTACGAGGCGATGCGGGACATATCCGTCGCGTTGTCTTGAATCTTTTGGATAACGCCGTGAAGTTCAATGTGCCTGACGGACTTGTGCGCTGCACGCTAACTGGAACCGGCCAAGCCATCATTCTGCGGATTGAAAATACCGGCCCAGGAATCGGCGACGAGTCGAAAGCGCGCTTATTTCAGCGCTTCTTCCGAGCGGATCCAAGCCGAAACGACACACAGCGTGGTCACGGCTTAGGGCTTAGCCTCAGTCGAGAGATCGCTCGCGCTCACGGCGGAGATTTGACTGTTGCAGATTCCACCGCGCCGGGCTGGACAGGGTTCATCTTCACCCTGCCTCAAGCCTCCTCTCGCAATAGCATATGA
- a CDS encoding EamA family transporter, producing the protein MNWIIWSLLSALFAGLTAIFAKIGVANIGSNLATAIRTCVILVLVWVIAIATKESSAIATLTKRHWLFLILSGLATGLSWLCYFRALQLGEASRVAPIDKLSIVFVLLFAGLFLHEPITWKSMCGVGLIVCGGILLALK; encoded by the coding sequence ATGAACTGGATCATCTGGTCACTGTTGTCTGCGCTCTTTGCCGGCTTAACGGCGATTTTCGCCAAGATCGGTGTCGCAAACATCGGTTCCAATCTGGCGACAGCGATTCGCACCTGTGTCATCCTCGTGCTAGTATGGGTCATTGCCATCGCCACCAAGGAATCCTCCGCGATTGCGACCCTCACCAAGCGCCATTGGCTCTTCCTCATCCTCTCTGGCTTGGCGACCGGACTCTCTTGGCTGTGCTATTTTCGGGCACTGCAACTGGGCGAGGCTTCCCGCGTCGCGCCGATTGATAAGTTGAGCATCGTCTTTGTGCTCCTTTTCGCCGGACTGTTTTTACACGAGCCGATCACGTGGAAAAGCATGTGCGGTGTCGGACTGATCGTGTGCGGTGGCATCCTACTGGCTTTGAAATAG
- a CDS encoding GNAT family N-acetyltransferase, whose amino-acid sequence MNTTDELIATKDAASSAPPTDARNSADADGSGELICKLADTPDEIEQVHRLNYRTFVEEIPQHPPNPERRLVDKFHHENLYLVVKQRERVVGMMALRDKRPFSMDAKIPDLDRHMPPHNGVLEIRLLAVERDFRGRATFRMMMEQVFVLAKPRGWDLAIISATVRQLKLYKHLGFEPFGPLVGTGDAQFQPMFLRGSKAETVRFNLAKLPSAAPDLVPLIPGPVPVSPRVRAAMGNFPLWHRSEEFYKLLFSVRTELCRIASARHCQVVPGSGTLVNDMVSWQLRQLRRPGVVFVNGEFGSRIAGQARRAELDHQVVSAGWGRPFDRDEMLRAFDSLPSGGWVWGVHHETSTSILNPLDEWKELARDRGLRLCVDTISSMGNVPLSLDGVHLATAVSSKGLCSYPGLGVVFHHEPIAATPRGMPSYLDVGYWQASEGVAFTHSSNLVAALAASLGEQDFAERHARIAALSEWLCGELKSTPYDLLAPKEHACPAVITLVPHAGGNAWATGEALEKAGFLLSYRSAYLRDRNWIQISLMGLPDRETLAKLVTLLREGV is encoded by the coding sequence GTGAACACCACCGACGAGTTAATTGCCACCAAGGATGCCGCGTCTTCTGCCCCGCCGACAGACGCGCGCAACAGCGCGGATGCGGACGGCTCCGGCGAGCTCATTTGCAAGCTCGCCGACACCCCCGACGAAATCGAGCAGGTGCACCGCCTGAACTACCGCACCTTCGTCGAGGAAATCCCGCAGCATCCGCCGAACCCGGAGCGTCGGCTCGTGGACAAGTTTCACCACGAAAACCTCTACCTCGTCGTCAAGCAGCGCGAGCGCGTGGTCGGCATGATGGCGTTGCGCGACAAGCGTCCGTTTTCGATGGACGCGAAGATCCCCGATCTCGACCGGCACATGCCGCCGCACAATGGCGTGCTCGAAATCCGCCTGCTCGCGGTCGAGCGCGATTTCCGCGGACGCGCCACTTTTCGCATGATGATGGAGCAGGTCTTCGTGCTGGCCAAGCCGCGCGGCTGGGACCTCGCCATCATCTCGGCGACCGTGCGCCAGCTCAAACTTTACAAGCACCTCGGTTTCGAGCCGTTCGGCCCGCTCGTCGGCACGGGTGATGCGCAATTCCAGCCGATGTTTCTGCGCGGATCAAAGGCCGAGACCGTGCGCTTCAACCTCGCGAAACTCCCGAGCGCGGCGCCCGACCTCGTGCCGCTCATCCCCGGCCCCGTGCCGGTGTCGCCGCGCGTGCGCGCCGCGATGGGCAATTTCCCGCTCTGGCACCGCTCGGAGGAGTTTTACAAGCTGCTCTTCAGCGTGCGCACCGAGCTTTGCCGTATCGCCAGCGCCCGCCACTGCCAAGTCGTTCCCGGCTCCGGCACGCTCGTCAACGACATGGTCTCGTGGCAGCTCCGCCAGCTCCGCCGCCCCGGCGTGGTGTTTGTCAACGGCGAGTTCGGCTCCCGCATCGCCGGGCAGGCCCGCCGCGCCGAGCTCGATCACCAAGTCGTTTCCGCCGGCTGGGGCAGGCCCTTCGACCGCGATGAAATGCTCCGCGCCTTCGACTCGCTGCCCTCGGGCGGCTGGGTGTGGGGCGTGCATCATGAAACCTCGACCAGCATCCTCAACCCGCTCGACGAATGGAAGGAGCTCGCGCGTGACCGCGGCCTGCGGCTCTGCGTGGACACGATCAGCTCGATGGGCAACGTGCCGCTCTCGCTCGACGGCGTGCACCTCGCCACGGCGGTGAGCAGCAAGGGCCTGTGCAGCTATCCGGGGCTCGGCGTGGTGTTTCACCACGAGCCCATCGCCGCCACGCCCAGGGGGATGCCCTCGTATCTGGATGTTGGATACTGGCAGGCGAGCGAGGGCGTGGCCTTCACGCACTCGTCGAACCTCGTGGCCGCGCTGGCCGCCTCGCTCGGCGAGCAGGACTTTGCCGAGCGCCACGCCAGGATCGCCGCGCTTTCCGAATGGCTTTGCGGCGAACTGAAAAGCACGCCCTACGACCTGCTCGCGCCGAAGGAGCACGCCTGCCCGGCGGTCATCACGCTCGTCCCGCACGCGGGCGGCAATGCCTGGGCGACCGGGGAGGCGCTGGAGAAGGCGGGCTTTTTGCTCAGCTACCGCAGCGCCTACCTGCGCGACCGCAACTGGATCCAGATCAGCCTCATGGGCCTGCCGGACAGGGAAACGCTGGCCAAGCTCGTCACCCTGCTGCGCGAGGGGGTGTGA
- a CDS encoding glycerol-3-phosphate acyltransferase: MEHIPWLTVLFAYLLGSISPGWFLVRLKTGGDVRGQGSGATGATNVGRMLGGRGFAIVLVLDMAKGALAAALPWLLGQGGVISGDLAPGTACVLAVVTGHVWPVFLKFHGGKGIGCFLGAWLVLAPLSLAAPFAAGLIFWKLLHKGLMMGALCGMVAQLPLLWLLTRDVNALLFASLTIALVLFAHRANFQKAFGQQVVQKNP, encoded by the coding sequence ATGGAACATATTCCTTGGTTGACCGTATTGTTCGCCTACCTGCTCGGCAGTATTTCGCCGGGCTGGTTTCTGGTCCGGTTGAAGACCGGCGGCGACGTGCGCGGCCAGGGGAGCGGGGCGACCGGGGCGACCAATGTCGGCCGCATGCTTGGGGGCAGGGGTTTCGCCATCGTGCTCGTGCTCGACATGGCCAAGGGCGCGCTCGCCGCCGCGCTGCCGTGGCTGCTTGGCCAGGGCGGCGTCATTTCGGGCGACCTCGCGCCGGGGACGGCTTGCGTGCTTGCCGTCGTCACGGGGCATGTGTGGCCGGTTTTCCTGAAATTCCACGGAGGCAAGGGCATCGGGTGCTTTCTCGGCGCATGGCTCGTGCTCGCGCCGCTGTCGCTGGCGGCGCCGTTCGCCGCCGGGCTCATCTTTTGGAAGTTGTTGCACAAGGGGCTTATGATGGGGGCATTATGCGGGATGGTCGCGCAACTGCCGCTGCTTTGGCTGCTCACCCGCGATGTAAATGCATTATTATTTGCCTCGCTTACCATCGCGCTGGTGCTTTTTGCTCACCGTGCCAATTTTCAAAAAGCGTTCGGCCAGCAAGTCGTTCAAAAAAACCCATAG
- a CDS encoding DUF393 domain-containing protein codes for MNIHRPSGPAGGRAAALLLYDDECGLCRWCVRRLARADRRGALRFARLSGATAAAFWREAGFGPDDPKPDSMVLVLCGERDGTRSGYFLRTGAIWRALSLAGGVWHAAAWCVRIWPPSWRDAVYRLVARMRRRLVRGPGPDPAADANLSERFLP; via the coding sequence GTGAACATCCATCGCCCGTCAGGACCGGCCGGCGGCCGCGCCGCCGCGCTGCTGTTGTATGACGACGAATGCGGTCTGTGCCGCTGGTGCGTGCGGCGGCTGGCGCGGGCTGACCGGCGCGGCGCGCTGCGTTTCGCGCGGCTGTCGGGCGCGACCGCGGCGGCATTCTGGCGCGAGGCGGGGTTCGGTCCGGATGACCCGAAGCCGGACAGCATGGTGCTGGTCCTGTGCGGTGAACGAGACGGGACGCGGTCGGGCTATTTTCTGCGGACCGGGGCGATTTGGCGCGCGCTCTCGCTGGCCGGCGGAGTCTGGCACGCCGCCGCATGGTGTGTGCGCATCTGGCCGCCGTCATGGCGGGACGCGGTTTATCGATTGGTGGCGCGAATGCGCCGGCGGCTGGTGCGCGGGCCCGGCCCCGACCCGGCGGCGGATGCGAACCTCAGCGAAAGATTCCTGCCGTGA
- the carA gene encoding glutamine-hydrolyzing carbamoyl-phosphate synthase small subunit, with translation MSTYKPGVLALEDGSVFHGRAFGADTAVAGECVFNTSMTGYQEILTDPSYFGQIVTMTAVHIGNYGVNAEDAEDDALRVSGFIVREASPIVSNWRSELSLEAYLKKYNIPGLAEVDTRAITKKLRVTGSMKCCLSTLPLSDEEAVARARAWQDMEGSDYVKFVSCKAPYIWSGSDPANYNTAFLPVGTTLNARTPPAQRHRVAAFDFGAKHTIFRKLIRHGFDVEVFPATATAGEVREHKPDAVFLSNGPGDPAALPYIHKMVTDLLPDFPIFGICLGHQLITHALGGTTFKLKFGHRGGNQPVKNLETGKVSITAQNHGFATDPKSIEQRGAKVTEVNLNDGTVEGLRHTELPVFSVQYHPEAAPGPNDADPLFVDFHNLTTARKAGKI, from the coding sequence ATGTCCACCTACAAGCCCGGGGTTCTCGCACTCGAAGACGGTTCCGTGTTCCACGGACGCGCGTTCGGCGCCGACACCGCCGTCGCCGGCGAGTGCGTTTTCAACACGTCGATGACTGGCTATCAGGAAATCCTCACCGATCCCTCCTACTTCGGCCAGATCGTCACCATGACCGCCGTCCACATCGGCAACTACGGCGTCAACGCCGAGGACGCCGAGGACGACGCGCTGCGCGTGTCGGGCTTCATCGTGCGCGAGGCCTCGCCCATCGTCAGCAACTGGCGCAGCGAGCTCTCGCTCGAGGCCTATCTCAAGAAATACAACATCCCCGGCCTCGCCGAGGTGGACACGCGCGCCATCACGAAGAAGCTCCGCGTCACCGGCAGCATGAAATGCTGCCTGAGCACGCTGCCGCTTTCCGACGAGGAAGCCGTCGCCCGCGCCCGCGCGTGGCAGGACATGGAGGGCTCCGACTACGTGAAATTTGTCTCGTGCAAGGCGCCCTACATCTGGAGCGGTTCCGATCCCGCCAACTACAACACGGCCTTTCTGCCCGTCGGCACGACGCTCAACGCGCGCACGCCGCCCGCGCAGCGCCACCGCGTCGCCGCCTTCGATTTCGGCGCGAAGCACACCATCTTCCGCAAGCTCATCCGCCACGGCTTCGACGTGGAGGTTTTTCCCGCCACCGCTACCGCCGGGGAAGTCCGCGAGCACAAGCCCGACGCCGTGTTTCTTTCCAACGGCCCCGGCGATCCCGCCGCGCTGCCCTACATCCACAAGATGGTGACGGACCTGCTGCCCGACTTTCCGATTTTCGGCATCTGCCTCGGCCACCAGCTCATCACGCACGCGCTCGGCGGCACCACCTTCAAGCTCAAGTTCGGCCATCGCGGCGGCAACCAGCCGGTGAAGAATCTCGAAACGGGAAAAGTCTCCATCACCGCGCAAAACCACGGCTTCGCGACCGACCCGAAATCCATCGAGCAGCGCGGCGCGAAAGTCACCGAGGTCAACCTCAACGACGGCACGGTCGAGGGCCTGCGCCACACCGAGCTGCCGGTGTTTTCGGTCCAATACCATCCCGAAGCCGCGCCCGGCCCGAACGACGCCGACCCGCTCTTCGTCGATTTCCACAATCTCACGACCGCGCGCAAGGCCGGGAAGATCTGA
- a CDS encoding argininosuccinate synthase, whose product MKIVLAYSGGLDTSVIVKWLRETYDAEIVTFAADVGQEEELKGLSQKARKTGAAKHYTLDLVEEFARDFIYPMIRANAVYEGQYYLGTSIARPLIAKAQVDIARKEKADTVAHGATGKGNDQCRFEMTYMALAPGLAIISPWKLDAFRDAFPGRAEMIAYCEKHKIPVEASLKKPYSMDRNLLHISYEAGILEDPWFDPTTPENKAMFKLTVSPEDAPDQAEYIELDFEKGDCVAVNGKKLTPGKVMKTLNKLAGKHGIGRVDLVENRFVGMKSRGVYETPGGTILMHAHKQVESLTLDREVQHLRDSLIPKYAELVYNGFWFAPEREALQALVDESQKYVTGTVRLKLYKGNVVTCGRKSKYSLYDENIASMEGVRSWYNQNDATGFIRLNGLRLRARNIAQGGPRIGG is encoded by the coding sequence ATGAAAATCGTCCTCGCATACTCCGGCGGCCTCGACACGTCGGTCATCGTCAAGTGGCTTCGCGAAACCTACGACGCCGAAATCGTCACCTTCGCGGCCGATGTCGGCCAGGAGGAGGAACTCAAGGGCCTCTCGCAAAAGGCGCGCAAGACCGGCGCGGCGAAGCATTACACGCTCGACCTCGTCGAGGAATTCGCCCGCGACTTCATCTACCCGATGATCCGCGCCAATGCCGTTTACGAGGGGCAGTATTACCTCGGCACCTCCATCGCTCGCCCGCTCATCGCCAAGGCGCAGGTGGACATCGCGCGCAAGGAAAAAGCGGACACCGTGGCGCACGGCGCCACCGGCAAGGGCAACGACCAGTGCCGTTTCGAGATGACCTACATGGCGCTCGCCCCCGGCCTCGCCATCATCTCGCCGTGGAAGCTCGACGCCTTCCGCGACGCCTTCCCCGGCCGCGCCGAGATGATCGCCTATTGCGAAAAGCACAAGATCCCCGTCGAGGCATCGCTGAAAAAGCCCTACTCGATGGACCGCAACCTCCTCCACATCTCCTACGAGGCCGGCATCCTCGAGGACCCGTGGTTCGACCCGACCACGCCGGAAAACAAGGCCATGTTCAAGCTCACCGTCTCGCCCGAGGACGCGCCCGACCAGGCCGAATACATCGAGCTCGACTTCGAAAAAGGCGACTGCGTGGCCGTGAACGGCAAGAAGCTCACGCCCGGCAAGGTCATGAAGACCCTCAACAAACTCGCCGGCAAACACGGCATCGGCCGCGTGGACTTGGTCGAAAACCGCTTCGTCGGCATGAAGAGCCGCGGCGTCTATGAGACCCCCGGCGGCACCATCCTGATGCACGCGCACAAGCAGGTCGAAAGCCTCACGCTCGACCGCGAGGTGCAGCACCTGCGCGACTCGCTCATCCCGAAATACGCCGAACTCGTTTACAACGGCTTCTGGTTCGCGCCCGAGCGCGAGGCGTTGCAGGCGCTGGTGGACGAGAGCCAGAAATATGTCACCGGCACCGTGCGCCTGAAGCTCTACAAGGGCAACGTCGTCACCTGCGGCCGCAAGTCGAAGTATTCGCTCTACGACGAGAACATCGCGTCGATGGAAGGCGTGCGGAGCTGGTATAACCAGAACGACGCGACCGGCTTCATCCGCCTGAACGGCCTGCGCCTCCGCGCCCGCAACATTGCCCAGGGCGGCCCGCGCATCGGCGGCTGA